The genomic region CCGAATACTATAGACAAATGGGTTTGGACGTTCTCCTGCTTGCAGACTCCACATCCAGATGGGCGCAAGCGATGAGGGAAATGTCGGGCCGCCTGGAAGAGATTCCCGGCGAAGAAGCTTTCCCCGCCTATCTTGAATCGGTTATCGCCTCCTTTTATGAAAGGGCGGGACTGGTCAGACTCAAGGATGGCTCATGCGGATCCGTCACCATCGGCGGCACGGTCAGCCCGGCAGGGGGAAACTTTGAGGAACCAGTAACCCAGGCAACTCTCAAGGTCGTCGGGGCCTTCCACGGCCTTTCAAGGGAAAGGTCGGATGCGAGAAAATACCCCGCCATCGATCCCCTGGAAAGCTGGAGTAAATACAGAGGATCCGTTGATCCGGCCAGAACGGACTACGCCTGGAACATTCTCTTCAACGGAAATGATGTCGCCCAGATGATGAAAGTCGTCGGAGAAGAAGGGACAAGCATTGAAGACTATATCGTATACCTGAAAAGCGACATTCTCGATTCCGTTTATATGCAGCAGAATTCCTTTGATCCTGTGGATAACGCGGTTTCCGTCGAGAGACAGAAACATATTTTTGATATTGTCTTCAGAATCCTCTCCGCAGAATTCGACTTCCAGATCAAGGATGAGGCGAGGCAATACTTTAACCGAATGCGACAACTCTTCCTGGATTACAACGGTGCAAGATGGAATACGGACGAATTCGCGGCAAAAGAACGGGAGATAGTGGATTTGCTCTCGTCGAAACAGAAAGGTCTTGACGAAAATGCGGCAGGATGACTGGAAACAAACATATAAGGGATAGGGGAAATGCGCAAAGTTTACAGCAAGATCGAATCGATATCCGGAAATGTCATCACCGTTTCCGCAGACGGAGTGAAGTATGAAGATCTGGCCGAGGTGACTTCCGCCCACGGCAAGTCTCTGGCACAAGTGATCAAGCTCGATGACGACAAGGTCTCCCTTCAGGTTTTTGCCGGATCCCGGGGCATATCGACGGGCGATGAAATCAGGTTTCTGGGCCATCCCATGAAGGTGTCGTTTTCCGAAAATCTGCTCGGCAGGATTTTTAACGGAGGCGGCAGGCCAAGGGATAAAGGTCCCGAATTAATGGAAAACCTGATCGAGATTGCCGGTCCTTCCGTCAACCCGGCGAAGCGAATCATCCCACGAAATATGGTCAGAACAGGCATTCCCATGATCGACGTGTTCAATTCGCTGGTCGAATCTCAAAAACTTCCCATTTTTTCGATTTCCGGGGAACCTTACAATGAACTTCTCGCACGGATTGCCATGCAGGCCGAGGTGGATATGATTATCCTCGGCGGCATGGGGCTCAAATATGATGATTATCTTTTCTTCAAGGAAACCCTGGAGGAAGGGGGCGCTCTCAGCAGGGCCATATTTTTCGTGCATACGGCCTCGGATCCCATCGTGGAATGCCTCCTGGTTCCCGATGTTGCCCTTGCCGTAGCGGAACAGTTTGCCCTCCAGGGGAAAAAGGTGCTGGTTCTCCTGACCGACATGACCAATTTTGCAGACGCAATGAAGGAAATCGCAATCACCATGGAGCAGGTCCCCTCAAACAGGGGCTACCCCGGTGACCTATACAGCCAGCTTGCCTCTCGATATGAAAAGGCGGTTGACTTCGCCGGAGCGGGCTCCATCACCATCCTTGCCGTGACCACCATGCCCGGCGATGACGTGACGCATCCCGTCCCCGATAATACCGGCTATATCACTGAAGGCCAATTCTATCTGAAAAACGGGAGGATTGAACCATTCGGGTCTCTGTCGCGGCTTAAGCAACAGGTCAACAACAACACACGGAACGACCACCGGGCGCTGATGGATGGCATGATCAAACTTTATGCCGCCTCCAGGGAGTCCGTCGAAAAGAAATCCATGGGTTTCAGAATGTCCGCCTGGGATAACAAACTGCTTAAGTACGGAACGATTTTTGAAAAACAGCTTATGGACCTGTCCGTAAACATCCCCCTGGAGAAAGCGCTCGACAAGGGATGGGAAATTTTAGCCGAATGCTTCACCCCTGAAGAAACGGGCATGAGAACAGAACTCCTCAATACGTTCTGGCCTGAAGGATAGCAGCAAAAAAATGGCGAAAATCAAACTGACGAAAAACGAGCTGAAAAAACAGAGAGACGGCTTGAAGCGTTTC from Deltaproteobacteria bacterium harbors:
- a CDS encoding V-type ATP synthase subunit B, whose protein sequence is MRKVYSKIESISGNVITVSADGVKYEDLAEVTSAHGKSLAQVIKLDDDKVSLQVFAGSRGISTGDEIRFLGHPMKVSFSENLLGRIFNGGGRPRDKGPELMENLIEIAGPSVNPAKRIIPRNMVRTGIPMIDVFNSLVESQKLPIFSISGEPYNELLARIAMQAEVDMIILGGMGLKYDDYLFFKETLEEGGALSRAIFFVHTASDPIVECLLVPDVALAVAEQFALQGKKVLVLLTDMTNFADAMKEIAITMEQVPSNRGYPGDLYSQLASRYEKAVDFAGAGSITILAVTTMPGDDVTHPVPDNTGYITEGQFYLKNGRIEPFGSLSRLKQQVNNNTRNDHRALMDGMIKLYAASRESVEKKSMGFRMSAWDNKLLKYGTIFEKQLMDLSVNIPLEKALDKGWEILAECFTPEETGMRTELLNTFWPEG